A genomic window from Flintibacter sp. KGMB00164 includes:
- a CDS encoding small multi-drug export protein, translated as MDIMHFLTETDFGRCVFTTLVSMIPIIELRGGIPFGVALGLPYQEAFVSAVIGNIIPAPFIIVYIRKIFMMMRRYMPRLNGVVDKMEKKAHLKGQKVSKYKYIGLWLFVAIPLPGTGAWTGSLAAAFLDMRLRKAFPAVLLGVLTAGCIMTALTHVGVNLFS; from the coding sequence ATGGATATCATGCACTTTTTAACGGAGACCGACTTTGGACGGTGTGTGTTCACCACGTTGGTCTCCATGATCCCCATCATTGAATTGCGGGGCGGCATCCCCTTCGGCGTGGCCCTGGGCCTGCCCTATCAGGAGGCCTTTGTCTCTGCCGTCATCGGCAATATTATTCCCGCACCCTTCATCATCGTCTATATCCGTAAGATTTTTATGATGATGCGCCGGTATATGCCCCGGCTCAACGGCGTGGTGGATAAGATGGAGAAAAAAGCCCACCTGAAGGGACAGAAGGTGAGCAAATACAAGTATATCGGCCTGTGGCTGTTTGTGGCCATCCCCCTGCCCGGCACCGGAGCCTGGACCGGCTCCCTGGCTGCCGCCTTCTTGGACATGCGCCTGCGCAAGGCCTTCCCAGCGGTGCTGCTGGGTGTGCTGACCGCCGGCTGTATCATGACCGCCCTGACCCATGTGGGGGTCAACCTGTTTTCCTGA
- a CDS encoding NAD(P)/FAD-dependent oxidoreductase, translated as MKYDIIVLGSGPAGLSAAVTARGRNKSVLVIGNRWQDSPLARAERVDNYLGMPGMTGMEMLEAFQRHAQEMGVEMVTGKVLSIMEWEGFNLTVGSQLYQGSALILAPGVVRQAKFPGEETYLGRGVSYCATCDGMLYRNKPVAVVGRSKDAPHEAAYLKSIGCQVVYVAPKRPDQLEENIPFVQAAKLAVKGEQTVTALEADGADIPVNGVFILREAVAPGDLLPGLTLENGAIQVDRSMATSVPGVFAAGDATGAPLQVSKAVGEGLIAALSACEYLDRNGSK; from the coding sequence GTGAAGTATGATATCATTGTGCTGGGCAGCGGCCCGGCTGGCCTCTCGGCGGCGGTGACCGCCCGAGGCCGGAATAAGAGCGTACTGGTCATCGGCAACCGCTGGCAGGACAGTCCCCTGGCCCGGGCCGAGCGGGTAGACAACTACCTGGGGATGCCCGGGATGACCGGAATGGAGATGCTGGAGGCCTTCCAGCGCCACGCCCAGGAGATGGGGGTGGAGATGGTCACCGGAAAGGTACTCTCCATTATGGAGTGGGAGGGCTTCAACCTCACCGTAGGTAGCCAGCTCTACCAGGGCTCCGCTTTGATTTTGGCCCCCGGCGTGGTGCGCCAGGCCAAGTTCCCCGGGGAGGAGACCTACCTGGGCCGAGGTGTGAGCTACTGCGCCACCTGTGACGGCATGCTCTACCGCAACAAGCCGGTGGCGGTGGTGGGCCGCAGCAAGGATGCCCCCCACGAGGCGGCTTACCTCAAGAGCATTGGCTGCCAGGTAGTCTATGTGGCTCCCAAGCGGCCGGATCAGTTGGAGGAGAACATTCCCTTCGTCCAGGCGGCCAAGCTGGCTGTCAAAGGCGAGCAGACCGTCACCGCCCTGGAGGCGGACGGAGCCGACATCCCGGTCAATGGCGTGTTTATCCTCCGGGAGGCGGTGGCCCCCGGCGACCTGCTCCCAGGCCTGACCCTGGAGAACGGAGCCATCCAGGTGGACCGATCCATGGCCACCAGTGTGCCCGGCGTCTTTGCCGCCGGAGATGCCACGGGAGCACCCCTGCAAGTATCCAAGGCGGTGGGGGAGGGCCTGATCGCTGCCCTGTCCGCCTGTGAATATCTGGACCGCAATGGGTCAAAGTAA
- a CDS encoding ATP-dependent RecD-like DNA helicase has product MDQERGEKPVLEGTVSSIIFQNEENGYTILRLDAGEEEMTVVGSMPGVSPGEYLTVRGEWVRHVTYGTQFRADVVERRLPQGLKEVYHYLASGAVKGVGKATARLLVEEFGEEALNVIEEEPDKLTKIRGISPKRARTISNAFRQQMGMRRMMEFLNQHQLPLELAMPLYRTYGDVALEAVRANPYLLSGWEFGVDFSQADALALELGVEGEAPLRREAGLLFELDHNLNNGHSFLPAGKLVAATGQLLSVPEERLEESLDTLERRGEIVREEIAGEQAVYLPQIYEAEVYIAQRIGEMSRAELLPPDDLDRLLKNIQRRQGITYAQQQRQAVEQAAGRQVMLLTGGPGTGKTTCLRGVLALFEAMGLETALAAPTGRAAKRLGELCSTEASTIHRLLETGFDPHTGQLVFTRNEYDPLEVDAVIVDEVSMVDVPLMAALLSALRDDCRLVLVGDPDQLPSVGPGNLFSDLIRSQVVPTVRLTEIFRQAAQSAIVRNAHQVNQGVLPDLRENRGDFFFLRRRDAQSAAETIVDLCRRRLPENMGIPADQIQVLSPTRRRGTGTGVLNQALQAALNPPDENKGERRFGDWIFRAGDRVMQVKNNYDILWREDGGTDSGMGMFNGDIGVIREVDRECITVDFDGKVVEYSPDMLGELEPAFAVTVHKAQGSEYRAVILAALDGAPMLMTRGVLYTAITRAKELFIIVGDDQAVERMVANNRQTRRYSGLRARLLSL; this is encoded by the coding sequence ATGGACCAAGAGCGCGGAGAGAAGCCGGTGCTGGAGGGGACGGTCTCCTCCATTATTTTTCAAAACGAGGAAAACGGCTACACTATCCTCCGCCTGGACGCAGGGGAGGAGGAGATGACGGTGGTAGGCTCTATGCCCGGGGTGTCTCCGGGGGAGTATCTCACCGTCCGGGGAGAGTGGGTGCGCCACGTCACCTACGGCACCCAGTTTCGGGCCGATGTGGTGGAGCGCCGCTTACCCCAGGGGCTGAAAGAGGTCTACCACTATCTGGCCTCGGGAGCGGTCAAGGGAGTGGGCAAAGCCACCGCCCGGCTGCTGGTGGAGGAATTTGGGGAGGAGGCCCTCAACGTCATTGAGGAGGAGCCGGACAAGCTCACCAAGATCCGGGGCATCTCCCCCAAGCGTGCCCGGACCATCAGCAACGCCTTCCGCCAGCAGATGGGCATGCGCCGCATGATGGAGTTTTTGAACCAACATCAGCTGCCCCTGGAACTGGCCATGCCTCTGTACCGCACCTACGGGGATGTGGCCCTGGAGGCGGTGCGCGCCAACCCCTACCTGCTGTCCGGGTGGGAGTTTGGGGTGGACTTCTCCCAGGCCGATGCCCTGGCTCTGGAGCTGGGCGTGGAGGGGGAGGCTCCCCTGCGCCGGGAGGCCGGTCTGCTCTTTGAGCTGGACCACAACCTGAATAATGGCCACAGCTTCCTCCCGGCGGGCAAGCTGGTAGCGGCCACCGGACAGCTGTTGTCGGTGCCGGAGGAGCGGCTGGAGGAGTCGCTGGATACTCTGGAGCGCCGGGGAGAGATCGTCCGAGAGGAGATCGCCGGAGAACAGGCGGTCTACCTGCCTCAGATCTACGAGGCGGAGGTGTACATTGCCCAGCGCATCGGGGAGATGAGCCGGGCCGAGCTGCTGCCTCCCGATGATCTGGACAGGCTCTTGAAAAACATCCAGCGCCGCCAGGGTATTACCTACGCTCAGCAGCAGCGGCAGGCGGTGGAGCAGGCCGCCGGACGGCAGGTGATGCTCCTCACTGGCGGACCGGGTACCGGCAAGACCACCTGTCTTCGGGGTGTGCTGGCCCTCTTTGAAGCCATGGGGCTGGAGACGGCTCTGGCCGCACCCACCGGACGGGCGGCCAAGCGCCTGGGGGAGCTGTGCTCCACCGAGGCCTCTACCATCCACCGCCTGCTGGAGACCGGCTTTGACCCCCACACCGGCCAGCTGGTCTTTACCCGCAACGAGTACGACCCCCTGGAGGTGGATGCCGTCATTGTGGACGAGGTGTCCATGGTGGATGTGCCCCTTATGGCGGCGCTTTTGTCCGCATTAAGAGACGACTGCCGTCTGGTGCTGGTGGGCGACCCGGATCAGCTGCCCTCCGTGGGACCGGGCAACCTGTTTTCCGACCTCATCCGCAGCCAGGTGGTGCCCACCGTGCGGCTCACCGAGATTTTCCGCCAGGCCGCCCAGAGCGCCATTGTCCGCAACGCCCACCAGGTAAACCAGGGGGTGCTCCCCGACCTGCGGGAGAACCGGGGAGACTTCTTCTTCCTGCGCCGACGGGACGCCCAGAGCGCGGCCGAGACCATCGTAGACCTGTGCCGCCGCAGGTTGCCCGAGAATATGGGCATCCCCGCCGACCAGATTCAGGTCCTGTCCCCCACCCGCCGCCGGGGCACCGGCACGGGCGTGCTCAACCAGGCTCTCCAGGCTGCCCTGAACCCGCCGGATGAGAACAAGGGGGAGCGCCGCTTCGGGGACTGGATCTTCCGGGCGGGGGACCGGGTCATGCAGGTGAAAAACAACTATGACATTCTCTGGCGGGAGGACGGGGGCACCGACTCCGGCATGGGCATGTTCAATGGCGATATTGGGGTCATCCGGGAGGTGGACCGGGAGTGCATCACCGTGGACTTTGACGGCAAGGTGGTGGAGTACTCACCCGACATGCTGGGGGAGTTGGAGCCCGCCTTTGCGGTGACCGTACATAAGGCCCAGGGCAGCGAGTACCGTGCGGTGATTTTGGCCGCTCTGGACGGTGCGCCCATGCTGATGACCCGGGGTGTGCTCTATACCGCCATCACACGGGCGAAGGAACTCTTTATCATTGTGGGAGACGACCAGGCAGTGGAGCGCATGGTGGCCAACAACCGCCAGACCCGACGTTATTCGGGGTTACGAGCGCGATTGCTTTCCTTGTAA
- the trxA gene encoding thioredoxin has translation MALQHYNKESFDKSLNEGKLMMVDFWANWCGPCRMLGPVIEQLAGQYEGKAEIGKVDVDEQGELAMRYGVMSIPTVIFFKDGKEIDRKVGVMPAGAFTQVLDQNL, from the coding sequence ATGGCACTGCAGCATTACAACAAGGAGAGTTTTGACAAGAGCCTGAACGAGGGCAAGCTGATGATGGTAGACTTCTGGGCTAACTGGTGCGGTCCCTGCCGCATGCTGGGTCCTGTGATCGAGCAGCTGGCCGGTCAGTACGAGGGCAAGGCCGAGATCGGCAAGGTGGACGTGGATGAGCAGGGCGAGCTGGCCATGCGCTACGGCGTGATGTCCATCCCCACCGTGATCTTCTTCAAGGACGGCAAGGAGATCGACCGCAAGGTGGGCGTGATGCCCGCCGGCGCCTTCACCCAGGTGCTGGATCAGAACCTGTAA
- a CDS encoding zf-HC2 domain-containing protein, which yields MKNKCDIVQDLLPLYVDGCCTQSSRELVEEHLQECAACKQVFGEMTGDIPAPEEPQPEAEPVPAEPAQEKPEEKQEKTFRKGMKKIRRRWIASLIVVIILVPFVLMGIAQVTGDGLCYTNLHEFYLAHAFLGKMKAGDYEGAAKYVDRETRRGEFQERFTEEELANYDQDAIDTFVAAAQGYTEMGGLSGYRFHWGGYASAVVGGESFDGDTFYRFDFTITVGGKDYLASLEVTDNGVTNCSVYDNPMGGPQQLNAINVWEYTLWDEYEARYDNPEREAAYTAFVEQRAYESGLQVAPKE from the coding sequence ATGAAAAACAAGTGTGACATTGTTCAGGACCTGCTTCCCCTCTATGTGGACGGCTGCTGTACCCAGAGCAGCCGGGAACTGGTGGAGGAGCACCTGCAGGAGTGTGCCGCCTGCAAACAGGTATTTGGGGAGATGACGGGGGATATTCCCGCTCCGGAGGAACCCCAGCCTGAGGCGGAGCCTGTCCCGGCAGAACCTGCCCAGGAAAAGCCGGAGGAAAAGCAGGAAAAGACCTTCCGCAAGGGGATGAAGAAGATCCGCCGCCGGTGGATCGCCTCCCTGATCGTGGTCATCATTCTGGTGCCCTTCGTGCTTATGGGTATCGCCCAGGTCACTGGAGACGGACTGTGCTATACCAACCTCCATGAGTTCTACCTGGCCCACGCCTTCCTGGGAAAGATGAAGGCCGGGGACTATGAGGGAGCGGCCAAGTATGTGGACCGGGAGACCAGACGGGGGGAGTTCCAGGAGCGGTTTACCGAAGAGGAGCTGGCAAACTATGACCAGGATGCCATCGACACCTTTGTGGCTGCCGCCCAGGGCTACACCGAGATGGGAGGACTCTCCGGCTACCGCTTCCACTGGGGTGGATATGCCTCTGCCGTGGTAGGCGGCGAATCGTTCGATGGGGATACTTTCTACCGCTTTGACTTTACCATCACCGTGGGCGGAAAAGATTACCTGGCATCCCTGGAGGTAACGGATAACGGGGTGACGAACTGCTCGGTCTATGACAACCCCATGGGCGGCCCACAGCAGCTCAATGCCATCAACGTGTGGGAATACACCCTGTGGGACGAATATGAGGCCCGTTATGATAACCCGGAGCGGGAGGCTGCGTATACCGCGTTTGTGGAACAGCGGGCATACGAGAGCGGTCTCCAGGTAGCTCCCAAGGAATGA
- a CDS encoding RNA polymerase sigma factor has product MSQDFAAACQVYYDRVYRFLLALSGDPNQAEDLTQEVFYRALLHIGSYREQGQMLTWLCAIGKNLWLSQCRKERRRTPTLADTPQPGPEEALSAQEVQNTLRRAVAALPEDYRDVVILHIYGEISLKEISAMKGKSESWGKVTYYRAKQMLKQKLEGLR; this is encoded by the coding sequence ATGAGCCAGGATTTTGCAGCGGCCTGCCAGGTCTACTATGACCGGGTATACCGCTTTCTTCTGGCCCTCTCCGGCGATCCCAACCAGGCGGAGGACCTGACTCAGGAGGTCTTTTACCGGGCGCTGCTCCATATCGGAAGCTACCGGGAGCAGGGGCAGATGCTTACCTGGCTGTGTGCCATCGGGAAAAACCTCTGGCTCAGCCAGTGCCGCAAGGAGCGCCGCAGAACTCCTACCCTCGCCGACACGCCTCAGCCCGGACCGGAGGAGGCCCTCTCCGCCCAGGAGGTCCAAAATACCCTGCGCCGGGCGGTGGCCGCCCTGCCGGAGGACTACCGGGATGTAGTCATCCTTCACATCTACGGTGAGATTTCCCTCAAGGAGATTTCAGCCATGAAGGGCAAGTCGGAAAGCTGGGGCAAGGTCACCTACTATCGGGCCAAACAGATGTTAAAACAGAAATTGGAGGGACTGCGATGA
- a CDS encoding TIGR01906 family membrane protein produces the protein MKPSKLLALFTGVFTALLVLSASIAVPLLCRPFYYAHIEALDLDGYTGLSVEQIKEAFDQVMDYCLGLRPDFAAGVLPFSESGASHFADVRVLFLLDLWVAVISLAALVILFVISRKRKLAPAPLLGHGPGFWAAIGLGGVFLVVGALAATNFERAFVVFHSIFFPGKTNWLFDWRTDPIILLLPETFFRNCAILILGLLVFWCVVLIVADLLAQRRRKKLAPPPPSPCSGCPGGGDCSGCSGCS, from the coding sequence ATGAAACCAAGTAAGCTGCTCGCCCTTTTTACCGGAGTGTTTACCGCCCTTCTGGTGCTCTCCGCCTCCATCGCGGTGCCTTTGCTGTGCCGCCCCTTCTACTACGCTCACATTGAGGCCTTGGACCTAGACGGCTATACCGGCTTGAGCGTGGAGCAGATCAAAGAGGCTTTTGACCAGGTGATGGACTACTGCCTTGGCCTGCGACCCGATTTTGCCGCCGGAGTGCTGCCCTTCTCAGAGTCCGGCGCTTCCCACTTTGCCGATGTGCGGGTGCTGTTTCTGCTGGATCTGTGGGTAGCTGTGATTTCCCTGGCTGCGTTGGTGATTTTGTTTGTCATTAGCCGGAAACGCAAACTCGCTCCCGCGCCTCTGCTGGGCCACGGTCCGGGTTTCTGGGCAGCCATTGGACTGGGCGGCGTGTTCCTGGTGGTAGGCGCCCTGGCCGCCACCAACTTTGAGCGTGCCTTTGTGGTGTTCCACTCTATCTTTTTCCCGGGTAAGACCAACTGGCTCTTTGACTGGCGCACCGATCCCATCATCCTGCTGCTGCCCGAGACCTTCTTCCGCAACTGCGCCATTTTGATTTTGGGGCTGCTGGTATTCTGGTGCGTGGTGCTGATTGTCGCTGACCTGCTGGCCCAGCGCCGCCGCAAAAAGTTGGCTCCGCCTCCCCCCTCCCCCTGTTCCGGCTGTCCCGGCGGCGGGGACTGCTCTGGGTGCTCCGGTTGTTCTTAA
- a CDS encoding glutamine--tRNA ligase/YqeY domain fusion protein, producing the protein MADDIKTGAPATEGPAPSQNFIHEFIAEDIAPGGRFAGMQVHTRFPPEPNGYLHIGHCKALIIDFGSAEKFGGICNLRMDDTNPAKEDTEFVDAIQEDIHWLGFDWGDRFFYGSDYFEKTYELAVGLIKKGLAYVCELTPEQFKDYRGDTNTPARSPWRDRPIEESLDLFERMKNGEFPEGKYTLRAKIDLESGNFNMRDPVLYRIRYIEHHRQGTKWCIFPMYDFAHPIQDALEGITHSLCSLEYEDHRPLYDWVINNTDVPSKPRQIEFARLGINYTVMSKRKLRKLVEEKYVSGWDDPRMPTLCGLRRRGYTPASIRNFCDRIGVAKNTSTVEYGFLEHCLREDLNEHAQRAMAVLRPIKLTITNYPEGQSETFEVENNPNDPEAGTRPVTFSRNLYVESDDFLETPIPKYKRLYPDGPECRLKGAYLIKCTGCVKDEQGNVVEILATYDPDSKGGNPADGRKVKGATIHWVDAETAVDAQVRLYDNLFADENPDGGDKDFLDCLNPGSLEVLEGCKLEASLANAQPSDRFQFLRLGYFCADSKDSKPGALVFNRAVSLKDGFKK; encoded by the coding sequence ATGGCTGACGACATCAAGACCGGCGCCCCCGCCACCGAGGGTCCCGCCCCCAGCCAGAACTTTATTCATGAATTTATCGCGGAGGACATCGCTCCCGGCGGACGCTTTGCCGGGATGCAAGTCCACACCCGTTTTCCGCCCGAGCCCAACGGCTATCTCCACATCGGCCACTGCAAGGCGCTGATCATCGACTTCGGCTCTGCTGAGAAGTTCGGCGGCATCTGCAACCTGCGCATGGACGACACCAACCCCGCCAAGGAGGACACCGAGTTCGTAGACGCCATCCAGGAGGACATCCACTGGCTGGGCTTTGACTGGGGTGACCGCTTCTTCTACGGCAGCGATTACTTCGAAAAGACCTACGAGCTGGCTGTGGGCCTCATCAAGAAGGGCCTGGCCTACGTGTGCGAGCTGACCCCCGAGCAGTTCAAGGACTACCGCGGCGACACCAACACCCCCGCCCGCTCCCCCTGGCGTGACCGCCCCATCGAGGAGAGCCTGGACCTGTTCGAGCGGATGAAGAACGGCGAGTTCCCCGAGGGCAAGTACACCCTGCGTGCCAAGATCGACCTGGAGAGCGGTAACTTCAATATGCGCGACCCGGTGCTCTACCGCATCCGCTATATCGAGCATCACCGCCAGGGTACCAAGTGGTGCATCTTCCCCATGTACGACTTCGCCCACCCCATTCAGGACGCCCTGGAGGGCATCACCCACTCTCTGTGCTCCCTGGAGTATGAGGACCACCGTCCCCTGTACGACTGGGTGATCAACAACACCGACGTGCCCAGCAAGCCCCGTCAGATCGAGTTTGCCCGCCTGGGCATCAACTACACTGTCATGAGCAAGCGGAAGCTGCGCAAGCTGGTGGAGGAGAAGTACGTCTCCGGCTGGGACGATCCCCGTATGCCCACCCTGTGCGGCCTGCGCCGCCGCGGCTACACCCCCGCCTCCATCCGCAACTTCTGCGACCGCATCGGCGTGGCCAAGAACACCTCCACCGTGGAGTACGGCTTCCTGGAGCACTGCCTGCGCGAGGACCTCAATGAGCACGCCCAGCGTGCCATGGCGGTGCTGCGCCCCATCAAGCTGACCATCACCAACTATCCCGAGGGCCAGAGCGAGACCTTCGAGGTGGAGAACAACCCCAACGATCCCGAGGCCGGTACCCGTCCGGTCACCTTCTCCCGCAACCTCTATGTGGAGTCTGACGACTTCCTGGAGACTCCCATTCCCAAGTATAAGCGTCTCTACCCCGACGGCCCCGAGTGCCGCCTGAAGGGCGCCTACCTCATCAAGTGCACCGGCTGTGTGAAGGACGAGCAGGGTAATGTGGTGGAAATCCTGGCCACCTATGATCCCGACTCCAAGGGCGGCAACCCTGCCGACGGCCGGAAGGTGAAGGGCGCTACCATCCACTGGGTAGACGCTGAGACCGCTGTGGACGCCCAGGTGCGCCTGTACGACAACCTGTTTGCCGACGAGAACCCCGACGGCGGCGACAAGGACTTCCTGGACTGCCTGAATCCCGGCTCTCTGGAGGTACTGGAGGGCTGCAAGCTGGAGGCCAGCCTGGCCAACGCCCAGCCCAGCGACCGCTTCCAGTTCCTGCGTCTTGGCTACTTCTGTGCCGACAGCAAGGACTCCAAACCCGGCGCTCTGGTGTTCAACCGCGCCGTCAGCCTGAAGGACGGCTTCAAAAAGTAA
- a CDS encoding pyridoxamine 5'-phosphate oxidase family protein translates to MRPMRRFRQELTAEECVQVLERGTHGVLAVLGDEGYPYAVPLSYVHGEGKIWFHCAKAGHKLDAIRNYNKVSFCVVDQDRIVPEEYTTYFRSVIAFGTARVLEDPWEKRQALAALAAKYSPDQEEGRNEEIRAQFSNVTMVELTVEHMTGKEAIELVREKNSSSL, encoded by the coding sequence ATGCGTCCCATGCGTCGATTTCGTCAGGAGCTGACGGCGGAGGAGTGTGTTCAGGTGCTGGAACGGGGCACCCACGGAGTGTTGGCAGTGCTGGGGGACGAGGGCTATCCCTATGCAGTTCCCCTAAGCTATGTGCACGGAGAGGGGAAGATCTGGTTCCACTGCGCCAAGGCTGGGCATAAACTGGATGCCATCCGGAATTATAATAAGGTATCCTTCTGTGTGGTGGACCAGGACCGGATCGTGCCGGAGGAGTACACCACTTACTTCCGCAGTGTCATCGCCTTCGGCACCGCCCGGGTGTTGGAGGACCCCTGGGAGAAGCGCCAGGCCCTGGCAGCTCTGGCCGCCAAGTATTCCCCGGACCAGGAGGAGGGGCGCAACGAGGAGATCCGCGCTCAGTTTTCCAATGTGACCATGGTGGAGCTCACCGTGGAGCACATGACGGGCAAAGAGGCCATCGAACTGGTGCGGGAGAAAAATTCTTCCTCTTTGTGA
- a CDS encoding GNAT family N-acetyltransferase: protein MTRQTMTDCKDPRFAPAFALYEQSFPIHERRTKQAQQARLGCPGYHFDLLMEGEELQGILLWWEAGPFCYVEHFAIAPQLRGTGIGTRALEQLREEGRRVLLEIDPPVDEVSRRRQRFYEKAGFCANPYHHIHPPYRAGFSGHALVVMTNPGPAAPGEYQDFARYLDQVVMSDCKPPLEENR from the coding sequence ATGACCAGACAGACCATGACCGACTGCAAAGATCCGCGCTTCGCGCCTGCCTTTGCCCTGTATGAGCAGAGCTTTCCCATCCATGAGCGGCGCACAAAGCAGGCTCAGCAGGCCCGTTTGGGCTGCCCTGGGTACCACTTTGACCTGCTGATGGAGGGGGAGGAGCTTCAGGGCATCCTTCTGTGGTGGGAAGCCGGCCCCTTTTGCTATGTGGAGCACTTTGCCATCGCGCCCCAGCTGCGGGGAACGGGGATTGGGACCCGTGCCCTGGAGCAGTTGAGAGAGGAGGGGCGCCGGGTCCTTTTGGAGATTGACCCTCCGGTGGATGAGGTCTCCCGCCGTCGTCAGCGTTTTTACGAGAAGGCGGGCTTCTGCGCCAATCCCTACCACCACATCCACCCACCTTATCGCGCGGGCTTTTCCGGCCATGCGCTGGTGGTGATGACCAATCCCGGACCGGCTGCGCCTGGGGAGTACCAGGACTTTGCCCGGTATCTGGATCAGGTGGTCATGTCAGACTGTAAGCCTCCTCTGGAAGAAAACAGATAA